Proteins encoded within one genomic window of Pseudalkalibacillus sp. SCS-8:
- a CDS encoding peptidoglycan D,D-transpeptidase FtsI family protein has translation MDTKKKKRSHVPLRLNILFLSVFIMFTALILRLGVIQIVHGTSFKAEADRTENITAKLDAPRGKMFDRHGRVVVDNKPVFSITFTRTNNTKKEDIYEVAQKLSEYIDKDTEELTERDIKDFYLSYKVDAQDVYENLLTDKEREELSDKEQYKLVIDRLDIEEIDLSEQEEEIAAIWREMIRGYALTPQRVKVGATEEEMALISERLDEFNGMIDIKPDAQRTYPYERTLQSIFGKVGQIPKEMIKGYELEGRDRNDLVGTSFLEQQYESVLRGTKTKINYITDKSGNPVGKPAENPGSRGYDIVLTIDMELQKKVEKIVEEQILKARREYAENNRLKSSYVVMMDPNTGEIYSMVGKELEDGKFTDVPFGNVYNQYPMGSTVKAATVLTGYQTGVIQPGTVLYDTPLKLPGTKIKKSYKNMGYVSDVEALQKSSNVYMFRIAMMMAGYDYDEKRGFTNPEKSFRTMRYYFNQFGLGVPTGIDLPYEDDGYNGGVKALGNLMDMGIGQFDTYTPMQMVQYISTIANNGYRMQPHFMKEIKSPSASAEEPGESIYQFEPNVLNRIDMKPEWIDRVKQGLWMVMNTKNGTAYTQFKDTEGYVAAGKTGTAQYDGDSYILTLVGYAPHDNPEIAFAVVSPYAVEGAINKEIGRQALDAYFELKEKGYTKDLSDKPEDEEEDVEKKNDR, from the coding sequence ATGGATACCAAGAAGAAGAAGAGAAGTCACGTTCCTCTTCGCTTGAATATATTGTTTCTAAGCGTTTTTATTATGTTTACTGCCTTGATTTTACGATTAGGTGTCATTCAGATTGTGCATGGCACATCGTTCAAGGCTGAAGCAGATCGCACGGAAAATATTACGGCAAAGCTCGATGCACCACGTGGAAAAATGTTCGATCGGCATGGCAGGGTGGTGGTCGATAACAAACCGGTCTTTTCAATAACGTTTACACGGACGAACAATACGAAGAAAGAAGATATCTATGAAGTTGCGCAAAAGCTATCGGAATACATCGATAAGGATACAGAAGAGCTGACTGAGCGTGATATAAAGGATTTCTATCTTTCATACAAAGTGGATGCTCAAGATGTGTATGAAAACCTATTGACCGATAAAGAAAGAGAAGAGCTGTCGGATAAAGAACAATACAAACTGGTCATTGATCGTCTTGATATCGAGGAGATTGATCTCTCAGAACAGGAAGAAGAAATTGCCGCTATCTGGAGAGAAATGATCAGAGGCTATGCATTGACACCGCAGCGTGTTAAAGTCGGTGCGACCGAAGAGGAAATGGCCTTGATCAGTGAACGTTTGGATGAGTTCAATGGGATGATTGACATCAAACCTGATGCCCAACGAACGTATCCGTATGAAAGAACGCTACAGTCCATTTTCGGTAAGGTGGGTCAGATCCCTAAAGAGATGATCAAGGGCTATGAGTTGGAAGGAAGAGACCGTAATGATCTCGTTGGGACAAGCTTTTTAGAGCAGCAATATGAATCCGTTCTGAGAGGAACGAAGACGAAGATTAATTACATTACCGATAAATCAGGGAATCCGGTCGGAAAACCAGCCGAAAATCCGGGGAGCAGAGGATATGATATCGTTTTGACGATCGATATGGAGCTTCAGAAAAAGGTTGAAAAGATCGTTGAAGAGCAGATCCTAAAGGCGCGCAGAGAATATGCCGAAAACAACCGTTTGAAAAGCTCATACGTCGTGATGATGGATCCGAATACGGGAGAAATCTATTCGATGGTCGGAAAAGAACTCGAGGATGGCAAGTTCACCGATGTTCCTTTCGGGAATGTCTACAACCAGTACCCGATGGGGTCAACCGTCAAGGCAGCAACAGTGCTGACGGGGTACCAGACAGGCGTCATCCAACCCGGTACGGTGTTGTATGATACGCCATTGAAGCTTCCGGGTACGAAAATCAAAAAATCCTACAAGAATATGGGATATGTAAGTGATGTCGAGGCTTTACAAAAGTCCTCCAACGTATACATGTTCCGGATTGCCATGATGATGGCCGGGTATGATTATGATGAAAAAAGAGGATTTACAAACCCTGAAAAATCATTCAGAACAATGCGCTATTATTTTAATCAATTCGGTCTTGGTGTACCGACGGGTATCGATCTTCCGTATGAAGATGATGGATACAATGGCGGGGTGAAAGCACTCGGTAACTTGATGGATATGGGGATCGGCCAGTTTGATACGTATACACCGATGCAAATGGTGCAGTATATATCGACGATCGCCAATAATGGGTATCGAATGCAGCCACATTTTATGAAGGAAATCAAAAGTCCAAGTGCAAGTGCAGAAGAGCCTGGTGAAAGCATCTATCAATTTGAGCCGAACGTATTGAACCGGATTGACATGAAACCTGAATGGATCGATCGGGTGAAACAAGGGCTATGGATGGTCATGAATACGAAAAACGGTACGGCTTATACCCAATTCAAAGATACGGAAGGATATGTCGCTGCAGGTAAGACAGGGACAGCCCAATATGATGGGGATTCCTATATCCTCACACTTGTAGGATATGCACCACATGATAATCCGGAAATTGCATTTGCTGTTGTAAGTCCTTACGCAGTGGAGGGTGCAATCAATAAGGAAATCGGCAGACAGGCTTTAGATGCCTATTTTGAACTGAAAGAAAAAGGGTATACGAAGGATTTATCAGATAAACCGGAAGATGAAGAGGAAGACGTAGAAAAGAAGAACGATCGTTAG
- a CDS encoding MFS transporter, which yields MKALQKVIGNIDITKDLLMLLIIGGLYALSIALSNTFVNVFLWKQSGKFIDIAIYNLSIVIFQPITFILAGRIAKRIDRVIVLRLGVITLSIFYLTVLLLGVRAEQFLILLGALLGVGMGFYWLAFNVLTFEITEPDTRDFFNGFLGLLTSFAGMVGPFLAGWIITRMDQFVGYKTIFAISLTLFFGAVIMSFMLNRREAKGVYSFVRIIKERKENPNWKRILNAHFFQGLREGTFIFVIVVWVFITTNSELALGTFGLINSAVSFVVYYLATRFIKSRYRKKAILFGGLILYGALVLILFDLTFAKLLTYGVIISIAYPILLVPYVSLTYDVIGRSWNAREMRIEYIVVRELYLNYGRITSILLFIFAITFFNEEKSIPYLLPIIGIGHTLIYFCIRKVQFNSEDNEPVVLSNEKESNA from the coding sequence ATGAAGGCTTTACAAAAAGTGATCGGAAACATTGATATAACAAAAGATTTACTGATGCTTTTGATTATTGGCGGGTTATACGCCTTGAGCATTGCGTTGTCCAATACGTTCGTCAATGTATTCCTTTGGAAACAGTCCGGGAAATTCATTGATATTGCGATTTATAACCTCTCGATCGTGATTTTTCAGCCCATCACATTCATTCTTGCAGGACGTATCGCCAAGCGAATCGATCGTGTCATCGTACTACGATTAGGTGTCATCACCTTGTCCATTTTCTATTTGACTGTCCTGCTGCTGGGAGTAAGAGCTGAGCAGTTTTTAATATTGTTAGGGGCTTTACTTGGTGTCGGGATGGGTTTTTATTGGTTAGCCTTTAATGTTCTGACATTCGAAATCACAGAACCGGATACGCGTGATTTCTTCAATGGCTTCCTTGGCCTGTTGACTTCCTTTGCAGGGATGGTCGGTCCTTTTCTTGCAGGATGGATCATTACGCGTATGGATCAGTTTGTGGGCTATAAGACGATCTTTGCAATTTCCCTGACGCTTTTCTTTGGAGCTGTCATCATGAGCTTCATGTTGAATAGACGTGAAGCAAAAGGGGTGTATTCCTTCGTTCGAATCATTAAAGAACGTAAAGAGAATCCAAATTGGAAAAGGATCTTGAACGCCCATTTCTTTCAAGGGCTGAGGGAAGGGACGTTCATTTTTGTCATCGTCGTTTGGGTCTTCATTACGACGAACAGCGAGCTGGCACTTGGAACCTTCGGATTGATCAACTCGGCAGTGTCTTTTGTCGTTTATTATTTGGCCACCAGGTTTATCAAATCGAGATATCGCAAGAAAGCGATCCTATTTGGAGGACTCATACTATATGGCGCTCTCGTGTTGATCCTGTTCGACTTGACGTTTGCGAAGCTGTTGACTTATGGCGTCATCATATCAATTGCCTATCCAATTCTTCTCGTACCATACGTTTCACTTACATATGATGTTATCGGCCGCAGCTGGAATGCGAGAGAAATGCGGATTGAATACATTGTTGTACGTGAATTGTATTTAAATTATGGTAGGATAACTTCCATCCTGTTGTTCATTTTTGCCATAACCTTCTTCAACGAGGAGAAAAGCATCCCATATTTACTACCGATTATCGGGATTGGACATACACTCATCTACTTCTGTATCAGAAAAGTCCAATTCAACTCAGAAGATAATGAACCTGTCGTACTTTCGAACGAAAAAGAGTCGAATGCATAA